DNA sequence from the Runella rosea genome:
ACAATGCGTTCCTGCGAATCTTTGATGCGCTGAAACATATCTTTGAATTGGGGCGAAGCCGCAAAATCAGGGTCAAAATTGGGGTTTATAGCCAACAAACTCTGAATGGATTCGGCGGCTCTGGCGCTTGAGTCCATGGCCAAGTGCGCCATTGCCAGTATTTTGTAGGCTTGAACTTTAGCCGTTGGCGAAAATTCTGTTTTCAAGCATGGCAGAAGAATTTGGAAAACTTCATCAAAGTTGCCAGTGGTGTACTTTTTTTCGGCTTCGGGAATACTCACTGTTTCATCACAGATTTGCCCCATTGAGCACACAGCCTGTAAGCATGCCCCAATCAAAATTCCCCATTTTATCAGTTGTATAATTTTTATCATTGTACAGGTCATTTTCAAAGTAACTTCACTTTAATGCCGTTTGTACTTTTGTGAATTCGACATCTTTTCCAACATATTTATTCCATTCATCAACGGTCATATCCCGGGTGATTTTTTTGCTTACTTTGGCATATAGTTCATCAATGCCAATATCCCAGAGTCGAACTGTACGGTCAGCGCCATAAGAGATAAGTTTTTTGCTATCTTTCGTAAAACGTACGCCTGTTACCCATGTGTTAAAATCATTGATGACAATTGGCTGTTGCTGGCGCGTAATATCTTCGTAATTAAAAAGATGAACCGACCAATCAAAACTGCTCGTTGCCACCAAATTGCCATCGGGAGAAAAGACTATATCACTGACGGTCGAATTGTGTTTACCAAGTACTGTCGCCGCTGAGAATTCAACGATTTTGTCGTTATTATAATCCCATACCGTTAAGACCCCAGCAGAGTTTCCAGTCAATATTTTTCTACCGTTGGGGCTAAATGCCAGCGCGGTTATGCGGGCACCCATTCCGTAAAATGCAAAAACATCCGGCGCTTTTTTTAAATCATTTAGCTCAAAAACAACGACTTTCTCTTTTGAGCCACAAACAATTTTTTTGCCGTCTGGACTGAGTTTTGCACAAAAAATATCCATCCCAGAGCGCAGGTTGGCCACGGAGTCAATGCCGTTGGCCGATAGATTCCACGTTCGAACATTCCCATCGTTGCTAACTGAAACCACCGTATTGTTTTCGGCTAACAACAGCGAATGTATTGGGCTGCGGTGCCCCTTCATTACAACGGGAACTGGGGTAGGGGAGTCGATATTCCAACTGAAAAGGGTCCCCAAGGCCCCTCCAGCAATAAGCTTTTTCTCATTATTGTCTAAAATAACCGCCCTAAATCCCTCCGTTGACTTATTGCCTCGACTGAATGAACGGATGGGCTGAATGGGGCTAAGGCCATAGTCCCAGAGTTTAATGGTGGCGTCGTCGCTACCAGAGGCAAAAATATTATCGCCTGATTTTACACCTACGGCCACAGAGCGCACCACGTCGGAGTGCCGGCGTAGTATTACTTTCGCATTTGTTCCCGCAGCTTTGGCTAGGGCATTAAAAATATCAGGGTTGCTTTTTTCGCCTTGGCTTTTCAGGTTGAGGTTATAGGCATGCAGTGCCAGCAAAGCAGGTAATTCATCCTGTGAATTTTCGGGCATCTGGAATGATTGAATGGCAATGGCCCGGGCAATTGCTTTTACTTTTTGTCGTTCGGCATCTCGCTTGGCATTCTCGGCGATGGTTCTTTGCCGTTCAGCTTCGCGGCTTGCTTTTTCTGCCTCGTCCTTTCGTTTTTCGGCTTCACTTTTGGCGGTTACGGCGATTGTTTTTTGGTTTTCAGCGTCGCGCCGGGCCACTTCTGCTTTGTTGCGTTGTTCCGTTGCAGCCTGCTGCGCAACAATCGCTTCTTGTCGCTGAATCTCCGCCTTACGTTGTTCCGTTACTGCAATCCGTTTTTGTTCTTCGGTGAGTTGTTTTTGAGCTTCGGCAATTTCTTCCTGTTGTTGGGCAATTCTTTTTTGTGATATTGCTTCTCGTTTCTGGACTTCTGCCTTTTTTTGTTCTGACAATGCTAGTTGCTCCTTTTCTAAGGATTCCTTTTCACTTTGTTGGGCTTGTGTTCGTAGAATAATGGATACCACCAAAAACATGAGTGACAACAAAGACCCTATTCCCAAGGCAATGGCAAATTGGCGGGTTCGTTTTACCTCTTTTTTGTGGCGACTTTCTTTATTTTGTACCTCAAATTCATACTGACTGCGGCTGTATTCAAGGTAATTAATGGCTCTTTCAAAATAGGGATCATAGCGGAGTGCCCATTCTTTGTTGGGACGGTTTTCTTTCAACCACCTCAAGCCGATTTGTAATTCGGGATTTACCCATAAACCAGTTTTTCCTTGTTGGTATAAATCGGCCGAAAAACTCAGGTTTTTGTAAAGTTTCGCGGATTCACTTTCCTCATCTACCCACGTTTTTAGGCGTTTCCAGAGGTAAGTGAGGCGCTCGTGGGTGAGGTCAACTACGGATGCATCAGACAACGGTGTGGAGTAGGAGGGTGAAAGAAAAGAAGTCCCCAACTCGCGCAAGCGGTCAATGACATCTAAAAGCAAAAATTCATTTACCCCTGTTACTTTTTTGATGGTTGCCACCGTGGTCGGGCTAACAACACCGACATCACCTGAACCAACGACAATTAGGGACTTGAAAAGTTTTTCGGTTACCTGTTTACGTTTGGCATCAAAAACATCTTGATAAATTTCTTCGGCGTGGAGTGAAAGCGCATCTGACATGGTACCGATGGCTTCATAGTCCTGTTCATCAATCGGCTGCTGCGGTGATTTGTGGACTTGCCAATAGTCCCACGTGCGCATGAGTGAATGTTGAAGTACGGGAAGTTGGTCGGTTTTACTGCCGATGTCGCCCAAGAGACGATCTACTAAAGTGGGTGAAATGTCTACTCCTACAGTTTCAAGTGGTCCGTTGATGGCCTGGATGATTTCGGCGTGGTTCATCTTGGGCAATAGATAATACCCACGGTTGATGGCTTCGGTCAGGCCGTTGTAGTTAGTGCAATAATCTAAGTAATCGGAGCGCATTGTGAGCGCCACATGGATTGGCAGCGTGCGTTGCTGAATCAGGCGGATTAAAAATTCAATAAAAAGAATCGTTTCATCACGGTCGGTAGTGATTTGCGCTTCTTTTTGGCGGTAGCGAAAAACCTCTTCGAATTGGTCAATGACCAGCAGGATGTTTTTGTCA
Encoded proteins:
- a CDS encoding nSTAND1 domain-containing NTPase — its product is MAPNRTYANPYPGLRSFDSKDANLFFGRETHVKKLREKLSSSRFLAIIGSSGSGKSSLIKAGLIPSLEKNRLENTNENGWHILILKPGANPIKNLISILTDYVSKYNIGSSSPEIINHLESFIFNDSDGLTKVFQLFGDKNILLVIDQFEEVFRYRQKEAQITTDRDETILFIEFLIRLIQQRTLPIHVALTMRSDYLDYCTNYNGLTEAINRGYYLLPKMNHAEIIQAINGPLETVGVDISPTLVDRLLGDIGSKTDQLPVLQHSLMRTWDYWQVHKSPQQPIDEQDYEAIGTMSDALSLHAEEIYQDVFDAKRKQVTEKLFKSLIVVGSGDVGVVSPTTVATIKKVTGVNEFLLLDVIDRLRELGTSFLSPSYSTPLSDASVVDLTHERLTYLWKRLKTWVDEESESAKLYKNLSFSADLYQQGKTGLWVNPELQIGLRWLKENRPNKEWALRYDPYFERAINYLEYSRSQYEFEVQNKESRHKKEVKRTRQFAIALGIGSLLSLMFLVVSIILRTQAQQSEKESLEKEQLALSEQKKAEVQKREAISQKRIAQQQEEIAEAQKQLTEEQKRIAVTEQRKAEIQRQEAIVAQQAATEQRNKAEVARRDAENQKTIAVTAKSEAEKRKDEAEKASREAERQRTIAENAKRDAERQKVKAIARAIAIQSFQMPENSQDELPALLALHAYNLNLKSQGEKSNPDIFNALAKAAGTNAKVILRRHSDVVRSVAVGVKSGDNIFASGSDDATIKLWDYGLSPIQPIRSFSRGNKSTEGFRAVILDNNEKKLIAGGALGTLFSWNIDSPTPVPVVMKGHRSPIHSLLLAENNTVVSVSNDGNVRTWNLSANGIDSVANLRSGMDIFCAKLSPDGKKIVCGSKEKVVVFELNDLKKAPDVFAFYGMGARITALAFSPNGRKILTGNSAGVLTVWDYNNDKIVEFSAATVLGKHNSTVSDIVFSPDGNLVATSSFDWSVHLFNYEDITRQQQPIVINDFNTWVTGVRFTKDSKKLISYGADRTVRLWDIGIDELYAKVSKKITRDMTVDEWNKYVGKDVEFTKVQTALK